From the genome of Amycolatopsis granulosa:
ATCGACGTAAAATTACTCTGAGCAGGATGGATGCCGGTGCTTTGATCCGAAGTCCGGAAGTTCGATCTGGAGAATCACTTATCTATTTGGATCCCCCATACTATGTCAAAGGGTCTGGACTTTACGACAACTTCTATACTCATCAAGACCACGTGAATATCCGGGCCGCACTGGAAGACGTAACCGCACCTTGGATCGTGTCATACGACGCGGCACCTGAGATACTTGAGCTGTATAAAAGCTGCTCCAGTATCCGCTATCAGCTTGGCTATAGCGCTGCAGCGGCAGGGAAGGGAACAGAGGTCATGTTCTTTTCGGACGACCTTAAACTTCCTGAGGTCGCATCGCCTGCCGGAATCACTTCCCGGCATATCCGCCAAGCGCGGGCGCGTTTTGATGCAGCTGTGTCTTAATTGTTGAAACCACACAAAGACGCAGAATTAGAGACTGCTCTTGTTTTCTACATCGCACGTTTCGCTTCCTCTGTGCGTCAAACGCGGGCTGCGCGAACGATTTTCCCCCATGCCGACCTCCGTGTGAGGTCCAGTGCCCCGACAGTGGTGAGCGGCGCCGCGACGTCAGGAAGTCGTAGGAAACGCTCAAGCTTGTAAGCCATGACGGCGGCGTCGTATTCGGGTTCGCCTTGCATGCCGCGGGGGTCGATGAGCTTCCACCGGCCGTCGGGGCCTGCGAGGACGTTCCAGGGTGAGGCGTCGCCGTGGCAGAGGGCGGGGCGCATGTCGGCGCTCAGCTCGTCGAGGAGTTCGAGGGCGTGGACTCGTTCAGCCTTGGGGGCTACCTGCTCGCCGACTGGGAGTTCGGTGAGGTTGTCGTCGGTGAGGCGGTCGCGCAGCCAGTCAGTGATGAGCGGCAAGCCGGTCGATGGGGCGGGTTGGCCGGCCATTGCCCGAAGGGGGCAGGCCAGGGCCTCGATGTCGAGGGTTGCCGGGTTGGCGTCGGCGAGTGGGGTTCCGGGGATGACCTGCTCCATGACCGTCCATGAACCGGTGTCGGTGCTGGTCGTGAGGTGGATCTTGGGGCCGACGCCGAGGTGGCCCAGCGTTTCGGCAACCGTGGCTTGGTCGAGGGCTGCCGGGTCGGGTGAGGCTCGGAAGATAAGTGGACCGCGCGGGCTGGTCGCAGTGACCACGAAGGCGTACCGCGCTGGTAGGACGCGCTGGGGTGTCGCGGAGTGCTGGCGGGTCAGTTCGTCGAGTTCGGGGCTGATGCTGGTCAGCCAGGCGTCCGCGCGGTCGGGCCAGCGTTTCCGGACGGAGTCGGCGAGCTTGTCCGGGGCCTTCATCGGACTGCGGCCAGCTCGGTCAACACCTCGGTGATCGCGTCGGCTCCGGCGTTC
Proteins encoded in this window:
- a CDS encoding phosphotransferase; translation: MKAPDKLADSVRKRWPDRADAWLTSISPELDELTRQHSATPQRVLPARYAFVVTATSPRGPLIFRASPDPAALDQATVAETLGHLGVGPKIHLTTSTDTGSWTVMEQVIPGTPLADANPATLDIEALACPLRAMAGQPAPSTGLPLITDWLRDRLTDDNLTELPVGEQVAPKAERVHALELLDELSADMRPALCHGDASPWNVLAGPDGRWKLIDPRGMQGEPEYDAAVMAYKLERFLRLPDVAAPLTTVGALDLTRRSAWGKIVRAARV